The proteins below are encoded in one region of Cucurbita pepo subsp. pepo cultivar mu-cu-16 chromosome LG10, ASM280686v2, whole genome shotgun sequence:
- the LOC111803460 gene encoding 2-oxoisovalerate dehydrogenase subunit alpha 2, mitochondrial produces MAFHVRKATKIIPHFRNGMRFLGSLRETPFAVHKIGNKVLGFENMLNHLSAHRFKSTKVEKQIDSVNDDRDNQVLNFPGGKVKFTPQLSFVPEREEERVPCFRVLDDNGQPSMFSNFTQVSKEIAMKMYNDMVTLQTMDTIFYEAQRQGRISFYVTSLGEEAINIASAAALSLDDLIVPQYREAGVLVWRGFTLKEFASQCFGNKYDYCKGRQMPVHYGSKRHNYFTVASTIASQIPHAVGAAYSMKMEKRDACAVTYFGDGGTSEGDFHAALNFAAVLEVPVIFICRNNGWAISTPISDQFRSDGVVVKGRAYGVRSIRVDGNDALAVYNTVRAARKMAIQEQRPILIEALTYRVGHHTTSDDSTRYRPVEEMEWWRVAKDPVSRFRKWIESNGWWSDEAEAELRSSLRKQLLEEIQLAERSEKPPVADAFTDVYDVPPSNLEEQERWLRKTIKTHPQDYPSDFPLL; encoded by the exons ATGGCGTTTCATGTGAGAAAAGCAACGAAGATCATCCCCCATTTTAGAAACGGGATGCGGTTCTTGGGTTCGCTTCGTGAAACTCCATTTGCAGTTCATAAGATCGGAAACAAAGTTTTGGGGTTCGAAAATATGCTTAACCATTTGTCTGCTCATCGTTTCAAATCGACGAAAGTGGAGAAACAAATAGATTCTGTCAACGATGATCGTGACAATCAG GTTTTGAACTTTCCAGGAGGAAAGGTTAAATTTACTCCTCAATTGAGTTTTGTCCCTGAGCGCGAGGAGGAGCGGGTACCCTGCTTTCGTGTTCTTGATGACAACGGCCAGCCTAGTATGTTCAGTAATTTTACACAG GTGAGCAAGGAGATTGCTATGAAGATGTATAATGACATGGTTACTCTTCAAACAATGGACACTATCTTTTATGAAGCGCAAAGGCAAGGAAGAATTTCCTTCTATGTGACCTCCCTTGGAGAAGAAGCAATCAACATTGCTTCTGCTGCAGCATTGTCATTGGATGACCTCATTGTTCCACAG TACAGGGAGGCAGGAGTACTTGTATGGCGCGGTTTTACTCTGAAAGAATTTGCAAGCCAGTGCTTCGGaaacaaatatgattattgTAAAGGGAGGCAGATGCCTGTCCATTACGGGTCGAAGAGACACAATTACTTTACTGTAGCATCAACGATCGC TTCTCAAATCCCCCATGCCGTTGGTGCTGCATATTCAATGAAGATGGAAAAAAGAGATGCTTGTGCAGTCACTTATTTTGGAGATGGAGGAACGAGCGAG GGAGATTTCCACGCAGCTTTAAATTTTGCAGCAGTTTTGGAGGTGCCTGTGATTTTTATTTGCCGGAACAATGGATGGGCAATCAGTACTCCCATTTCAGACCAGTTTCGAA GTGATGGGGTGGTTGTAAAAGGTCGGGCTTATGGAGTTCGCAGTATCCGTGTAGATGGCAATGATGCACTTGCTGTATATAATACAGTTCGAGCTGCTCGAAAAATGGCAATTCAAGAACAAAGGCCGATTTTAATTGAG GCTCTCACATATAGAGTTGGACACCACACGACATCAGATGACTCGACCAGGTATCGTCCGGTGGAGGAAATGGAGTGGTGGAGGGTTGCAAAGGACCCTGTCTCCAGATTTAGGAAATGGATTGAAAGCAATGGTTGGTGGAGTGATGAGGCCGAAGCAGAGCTTAGAAGTAGCCTAAGAAAACAG CTATTAGAGGAAATTCAGTTGGCAGAGAGATCCGAGAAGCCACCTGTGGCAGATGCTTTCACAGATGTGTATGATGTTCCTCCCTCCAACCTCGAAGAGCAAGAGAGATGGTtaagaaaaacaatcaaaacacACCCACAAGATTACCCATCTGACTTTCCACTGTTGTAA
- the LOC111803461 gene encoding SAL1 phosphatase-like isoform X2, translating to MAINLLKTVPKVQSSITSRPSTSLFFTTRRPFSVPLYSPLALAVCSMSYEKELAAAKKAASLAARLCQKVQKALLQSDVQSKSDRSPVTVADYGSQALVSFVLERELPSEPFSMVAEEDSGDLRKESGQETLHRITELVNETLSSEGSYSASTLTVEDVLRAIDNGKSEGGPTGRHWVLDPIDGTKGFLRGDQYATALALLDDGKVVLGVLACPNLPLEPIGSSNQHSTLGDVGCLFFSTVGAGTYMQSLAGSTLTKVSVSTTENSEEASFFESYEAAHSLHDLTSSIAQKLGVKAPPVRIDSQAKYGALSRGDGAIYLRFPHKGYREKIWDHAAGCIVVTEAGGVVTDAAGNALDFSRGRYLDLHEGIIVTNQRLMPSLLKAVQEALQQRTSSTL from the exons ATGGctataaatttgttgaaaactGTACCTAAAGTTCAGAGCTCCATTACTTCAAGACCTTCCACCTCTCTGTTCTTCACAACCAGAAGGCCCTTCTCCGTCCCCTTGTATTCCCCACTTGCGTTGGCTGTTTGTTCGATGTCTTACGAGAAGGAGCTCGCGGCTGCGAAGAAAGCGGCCTCTCTCGCCGCTCGTCTATGCCAG AAAGTGCAGAAGGCGTTGTTGCAATCTGATGTTCAATCGAAATCAGATAGAAGTCCAGTGACTGTAGCCGATTACG GTTCACAGGCGCTGGTTAGTTTTGTACTGGAAAGGGAACTCCCTTCTGAACCTTTTTCAATGGTAGCTGAGGAG GATTCAGGAGATCTACGAAAAGAGAGTGGCCAGGAAACATTACATCGCATTACCGAACTTGTAAATGAAACACTTTCCAGTGAGGGATCATACAGTGCTTCAACCTTAACGGTAGAAGATGTGCTCAGGGCTATTGATAATGGGAAATCAGAAGGAGGTCCTACTGGTAGACATTGGGTTTTGGATCCCATAGATGGCACCAAGGG ATTTCTAAGAGGGGACCAATATGCTACTGCATTGGCATTGCTTGATGATGGAAAAGTAGTTTTGGGTGTCCTAGCCTGTCCAAATCTTCCCTTGGAACCAATTGGTAGCAGTAATCAGCATTCTACACTTGGAGACGTCggttgccttttcttttctacagTTGGTGCAGGAACATATATGCAGTCGCTTGCTGGTTCTACATTAACAAAG GTGAGTGTCAGTACCACTGAAAATTCTGAAGAAGCATCCTTCTTTGAATCATATGAAGCTGCTCACTCTCTGCATGACCTCACTAGCTCCATTGCACAA AAACTTGGTGTTAAAGCACCACCCGTTAGGATCGACAGTCAAGCAAAATATGGCGCCCTTTCCCGAGGAGATGGAGCCATATACCTTCGTTTTCCTCACAAGGGATACCGTGAAAAGATTTGGGACCATGCTGCCGGATGCATTGTTGTTACAG AAGCTGGTGGAGTGGTTACGGATGCAGCTGGGAATGCATTGGATTTCTCAAGAGGAAGATATCTGGATCTGCACGAGGGTATCATTGTTACGAACCAGAGACTGATGCCATCACTCCTCAAGGCAGTTCAAGAAGCTCTTCAACAGAGAACTTCTTCAACCTTGTGA
- the LOC111803461 gene encoding SAL1 phosphatase-like isoform X1: protein MAINLLKTVPKVQSSITSRPSTSLFFTTRRPFSVPLYSPLALAVSSMSYEKELAAAKKAASLAARLCQKVQKALLQSDVQSKSDRSPVTVADYGSQALVSFVLERELPSEPFSMVAEEDSGDLRKESGQETLHRITELVNETLSSEGSYSASTLTVEDVLRAIDNGKSEGGPTGRHWVLDPIDGTKGFLRGDQYATALALLDDGKVVLGVLACPNLPLEPIGSSNQHSTLGDVGCLFFSTVGAGTYMQSLAGSTLTKVSVSTTENSEEASFFESYEAAHSLHDLTSSIAQKLGVKAPPVRIDSQAKYGALSRGDGAIYLRFPHKGYREKIWDHAAGCIVVTEAGGVVTDAAGNALDFSRGRYLDLHEGIIVTNQRLMPSLLKAVQEALQQRTSSTL, encoded by the exons ATGGctataaatttgttgaaaactGTACCTAAAGTTCAGAGCTCCATTACTTCAAGACCTTCCACCTCTCTGTTCTTCACAACCAGAAGGCCCTTCTCCGTCCCCTTGTATTCCCCACTTGCGTTGGCTGTTTCTTCGATGTCTTACGAGAAGGAGCTCGCGGCTGCGAAGAAAGCGGCCTCTCTCGCTGCTCGTCTATGCCAG AAAGTGCAGAAGGCGTTGTTGCAATCTGATGTTCAATCGAAATCAGATAGAAGTCCAGTGACTGTAGCCGATTACG GTTCACAGGCGCTGGTTAGTTTTGTACTGGAAAGGGAACTCCCTTCTGAACCTTTTTCAATGGTAGCTGAGGAG GATTCAGGAGATCTACGAAAAGAGAGTGGCCAGGAAACATTACATCGCATTACCGAACTTGTAAATGAAACACTTTCCAGTGAGGGATCATACAGTGCTTCAACCTTAACGGTAGAAGATGTGCTCAGGGCTATTGATAATGGGAAATCAGAAGGAGGTCCTACTGGTAGACATTGGGTTTTGGATCCCATAGATGGCACCAAGGG ATTTCTAAGAGGGGACCAATATGCTACTGCATTGGCATTGCTTGATGATGGAAAAGTAGTTTTGGGTGTCCTAGCCTGTCCAAATCTTCCCTTGGAACCAATTGGTAGCAGTAATCAGCATTCTACACTTGGAGACGTCggttgccttttcttttctacagTTGGTGCAGGAACATATATGCAGTCGCTTGCTGGTTCTACATTAACAAAG GTGAGTGTCAGTACCACTGAAAATTCTGAAGAAGCATCCTTCTTTGAATCATATGAAGCTGCTCACTCTCTGCATGACCTCACTAGCTCCATTGCACAA AAACTTGGTGTTAAAGCACCACCCGTTAGGATCGACAGTCAAGCAAAATATGGCGCCCTTTCCCGAGGAGATGGAGCCATATACCTTCGTTTTCCTCACAAGGGATACCGTGAAAAGATTTGGGACCATGCTGCCGGATGCATTGTTGTTACAG AAGCTGGTGGAGTGGTTACGGATGCAGCTGGGAATGCATTGGATTTCTCAAGAGGAAGATATCTGGATCTGCACGAGGGTATCATTGTTACGAACCAGAGACTGATGCCATCACTCCTCAAGGCAGTTCAAGAAGCTCTTCAACAGAGAACTTCTTCAACCTTGTGA
- the LOC111803459 gene encoding uncharacterized protein LOC111803459, protein MAIVESILDLQVQDPPEEEFYSADLTWTKFGTVEHHDEVALIPYVRVDAFIVGECTNIECPTRFHIEKGKKRSMGSLKEFKDDEYLEYRQYWCSFGPENYGEGGCILPSRRYRLNTRNRAARPQSMRGCTCHFVVKRLYARPSLALIIYNERRHVNKSGFVCHGPLDREAIGPNANRIPYICNEIQQQTMSMIYLGIPEANIVEKHLECLQRYCGSNAKANSLASQYVHKLGMIIKRSTHELDLDDQASIRMWVERNKKSIFIYQDTSEENPFILGIQTEWQLQQMIRFGHRSLIAADSTFGIKRLKYPLCTLLVFDSRQHALPVAWVITRSFAKSDVSKWMKALLDRAHSVEPGWKVSGFLIDDAATETDPITDIFCCPVLFSLWRIRRSWLKNVVRKCSSIEVQREMFKRLGKLVHSIWDGVDTSVVLEDFTRDFVDQTAFMEYFKGCWVPKIEMWLSAMRAFPLASQEASGAIEAYHMKLKAKLFDDSHLGAFQRVDWLVHKLTTELHSTYWLDRYADESDSFQNVKEEYISSTSWHRALQIPDSSVSLDEENHLFAKVLSQKDSSVSHIVWNPGSEFSFCDCSWSLQGNLCKHVIKVNMICENRPSYKPSMSFQSFEEILMNMWKLPMDDSVALDVSMAWTHQILDEIQKLVELNSSNDISSVVNKLPLKWASGKGRTSCRKPSSTLAFPLESNIVKKAMPKKSRKRKRLSIIR, encoded by the exons ATGGCTATCGTTGAATCAATACTTGATCTTCAGGTACAAGATCCGCCTGAGGAGGAGTTCTATTCAGCTGATTTGACTTGGACCAAGTTTGGCACTGTCGAACATCATGATGAAGTAGCTTTGATTCCTTACGTCCGAGTAGATGCATTTATAGTTGGTGAATGTACTAATATAGAGTGCCCGACCCGGTTTCATATTGAGAAGGGAAAGAAACGATCGAtgggaagcttgaaagagTTCAAGGATGATGAATATTTGGAATATCGACA ATATTGGTGCTCATTTGGTCCTGAAAATTATGGGGAAGGTGGATGTATTTTACCTAGTAGAAGATATAGGCTTAACACGCGAAATCGTGCTGCTAGACCTCAATCAATGCGAGGTTGCACCTGCCATTTTGTTGTAAAGCGATTGTACGCTCGTCCATCTCTGGcacttataatatataatgaGAGGCGTCATGTGAACAAGTCTGGCTTTGTTTGCCATGGGCCACTCGACAGAGAGGCCATTGGCCCTAATGCCAATAGGATCCCATATATTTGTAATGAGATCCAACAACAAACAATGTCAATGATTTATCTGGGAATTCCTGAGGCAAACATTGTTGAGAAACATCTTGAGTGTCTTCAGCGATACTGTGGTTCAAATGCAAAAGCAAACAGTCTTGCTTCCCAGTATGTTCACAAGCTTGGGATGATCATCAAACGGTCTACCCATGAGCTCGATCTGGATGATCAAGCTAGCATTCGCATGTGGGTTGAGCGCAATAAAAAatccatatttatttatcaggATACTTCAGAAGAAAATCCTTTCATTCTTGGGATTCAAACAGAATGGCAATTGCAACAGATGATTCGGTTTGGCCATCGTAGTCTCATTGCTGCTGATTCAACATTTGGCATTAAGAGGCTTAAG TACCCCCTGTGTACACTTCTTGTGTTTGATTCTAGACAGCATGCACTCCCTGTTGCATGGGTCATCACTCGCAGCTTTGCAAAATCAGATGTATCCAAATGGATGAAGGCCTTACTTGATCGTGCTCATTCTGTAGAGCCCGGATGGAAAGTTAGTGGGTTTTTAATTGACGACGCAGCCACAGAGACTGATCCTATCAC GGACATATTCTGTTGTCCTGTGCTTTTTTCCCTTTGGCGCATCCGTAGATCATGGCTAAAAAATGTTGTTAGGAAATGCAGTAGCATTGAAGTTCAGAGGGAAATGTTCAAACGGCTGGGAAAGTTAGTGCACAGCATTTGGGACGGAGTCGATACTTCAGTTGTCTTGGAAGATTTTACCCGTGATTTCGTTGACCAAACTGCTTTCATGGAATATTTCAAGGGTTGTTGGGTGCCAAAGATTG AGATGTGGCTTTCTGCTATGAGAGCTTTTCCACTTGCAAGCCAAGAGGCATCTGGTGCTATTGAAGCCTATCACATGAAGCTGAAGGCAAAACTGTTTGATGACTCTCATCTTGGTGCTTTCCAGAGGGTGGACTGGTTGGTTCACAAGTTGACCACTGAATTGCATTCAACCTACTGGCTAGATCGATACGCCGATGAAAGTGACTCATTTCAAAATGTCAAAGAGGAGTATatttcttctacttcttggcACCGTGCACTGCAAATTCCAGATTCTTCAGTTTCCTTGGATGAGGAAAATCACCTTTTTGCCAAAGTTCTGAGCCAAAAGGACAGCAGTGTTTCACATATAGTTTGGAATCCAGGGTCAGAATTCTCATTTTGCGATTGTTCTTGGTCATTGCAAGGAAATCTTTGCAAACATGTGATCAAGGTGAATATGATATGTGAAAATCGCCCGAGTTACAAACCTTCCATGTCTTTTCAATCATTTGAGGAAATACTGATGAATATGTGGAAGCTACCAATGGATGATTCTGTTGCCTTGGATGTGTCAATGGCTTGGACCCATCAAATCCTTGATGAAATTCAGAAACTAGTTGAATTGAATTCTTCAAATGATATTAGCTCTGTGGTAAATAAGCTGCCCTTGAAATGGGCCTCTGGAAAGGGAAGAACCAGTTGTAGGAAACCATCATCTACCCTGGCTTTTCCATTGGAATCCAATATTGTCAAAAAGGCCATGCCAAAGAAGAGccggaaaagaaaaagattgtCAATAATAAGATAA
- the LOC111803079 gene encoding photosystem I reaction center subunit N, chloroplastic-like, with protein MATMNSSVLACNYAISGARSADLSSKINAAPSVASPGVVGYKLPAIRAQQARVPEAKNDGRRSALLYLGATLFAAAAAASNSSANAGVIEEYLEKSKANKELNDKKRLATSGANFARAYTVQFGTCKFPENFTGCQDLAKQKKVPFISDDLELECEGKDKYKCGSNVFWKW; from the exons ATGGCGACCATGAATTCCAGTGTTCTGGCTTGCAACTACGCCATTTCAGGCGCGAGATCGGCCGACCTGAGCTCTAAAATCAACGCCGCCCCTTCTGTTGCATCTCCTGGGGTTGTGGGTTACAAGTTGCCTGCGATTAGGGCTCAACAGGCTAGGGTTCCTGAAGCCAAGAATGACGGAAGGAGGTCTGCGCTTCTGTACCTTGGTGCCACCCTCTTTGCTGCGGCTGCGGCTGCCTCCAACTCCTCTGCTAATGCTGGAGTCATTGAAGAGTACCTTGAGAAGAGTAAAGCTAACAAG GAATTGAATGACAAGAAAAGATTGGCAACAAGTGGGGCAAACTTTGCAAGGGCATACACCGTTCAATTTGGAACATGCAAGTTCCCAGAGAACTTCACAGGGTGCCAAGATCTTGCTAAACAAAAG AAAGTTCCATTTATCTCTGATGATTTGGAATTGGAGTGTGAGGGGAAGGACAAGTACAAGTGTGGTTCCAATGTCTTCTGGAAATGGTGA
- the LOC111803796 gene encoding NAD(P)H-quinone oxidoreductase subunit O, chloroplastic, producing the protein MAFSASLSHNSFSCLTQFPQSFRRNPQSSRRNPLRFNPIRALKSTDPENKASETKTQQPPMAEPSTSSSPAASPKVLKKPVYSMKKGQIVRVDKEKYLNSVNYLSVGHPPYYKGLDYIYEDRGEVLDIRIFETGEYALIAWVGVPTAPAWLPTDMLIKSEKLNYERL; encoded by the exons ATGGCTTTCTCTGCATCTCTTTCTCACAACTCTTTCTCATGCCTCACTCagttccctcaaagttttagaaGAAACCCACAAAGTTCTAGAAGAAACCCACTTCGTTTTAATCCCATTCGAGCCCTAAAATCCACTGATCCGGAGAATAAGGCATCGGAGACCAAAACCCAGCAGCCCCCCATGGCTGAACCTTCAACCTCAAGCTCCCCCGCCGCCTCTCCCAAGGTTCTAAAGAAGCCCGTCTATTCGA TGAAGAAGGGTCAGATTGTGCGAGTTGATAAAGAGAAGTATCTTAATAGCGTTAAT TATCTATCTGTTGGGCATCCACCTTATTACAAGGGCTTGGATTATATTTACGAAGACCGTGGCGAG GTATTGGATATTCGCATTTTTGAGACGGGGGAGTATGCACTT ATTGCATGGGTTGGTGTCCCAACTGCACCAGCTTGGCTGCCGACTGACATGCTTATAAAG TCGGAGAAACTCAACTACGAAAGACTGTAA